A genomic window from bacterium includes:
- a CDS encoding radical SAM protein codes for MERIVFGPVPSRRLGQSLGINNIPPKICSYSCVYCQVGKTKNFSIERENFYKVKEIVENVEKRLNEIRKRGEKVDYLSFVPDGEPTLDVNLGEEISQLKKFKIKIAVITNSSLLWKDDVRKDIGKADWVSCKIDAVSENIWEKVNRPITGLDVKVIKKGIVLFSNEYNGKLVTETMLVKGINDSKEEIEKISEFLKKVKPDICYISVPTRPPAEKWVGVPEAENINIAYQIFKKKDLNVEILTGIGGNTFGFTGKIKEDILGTTSVHPMTEQQIEKLLEKSGEKWEVVENLLKEGFLREVEFDGRKYFLRNFQKE; via the coding sequence ATGGAAAGAATTGTTTTTGGTCCTGTTCCATCAAGACGATTAGGTCAGAGTTTGGGAATTAACAATATTCCTCCGAAAATTTGCAGTTATTCATGTGTTTATTGTCAGGTTGGAAAAACAAAGAATTTTTCAATTGAAAGGGAAAATTTTTATAAAGTTAAAGAAATTGTTGAAAATGTAGAAAAGAGATTAAATGAAATAAGAAAAAGAGGAGAGAAGGTTGATTACCTTTCTTTTGTTCCTGATGGAGAACCAACACTTGATGTAAATTTAGGAGAAGAAATTTCTCAACTAAAAAAGTTCAAAATAAAAATTGCAGTTATAACAAATTCTTCCTTGTTATGGAAAGATGATGTAAGAAAGGATATTGGAAAAGCAGATTGGGTAAGCTGTAAAATTGATGCTGTAAGTGAAAATATCTGGGAAAAAGTTAATAGACCAATTACTGGACTTGATGTGAAAGTGATAAAAAAAGGAATAGTTCTATTTTCAAATGAATATAATGGTAAATTGGTAACAGAAACAATGCTTGTAAAAGGAATAAATGATAGCAAAGAAGAGATAGAAAAAATAAGTGAATTTTTAAAGAAAGTAAAACCTGATATTTGCTATATTTCAGTTCCTACAAGACCTCCCGCTGAAAAATGGGTTGGTGTTCCAGAAGCAGAAAATATAAACATTGCATATCAAATTTTCAAAAAGAAGGACTTAAATGTTGAGATTTTAACAGGAATTGGTGGCAATACATTTGGCTTTACAGGAAAAATTAAAGAAGATATTTTAGGAACAACATCTGTTCATCCTATGACAGAACAACAAATTGAAAAACTTTTAGAAAAGTCAGGTGAAAAATGGGAAGTTGTTGAAAATCTTTTAAAAGAAGGTTTTTTGAGAGAAGTTGAATTTGATGGGAGAAAGTATTTTTTAAGAAATTTTCAAAAGGAATAA
- a CDS encoding polyribonucleotide nucleotidyltransferase, with amino-acid sequence MEKKITIPCGNTPIIIELNKVAKQSNGSSFVRCGDTVVLTTVVCAEEEKEDVDFFPLVCDYREQTSAAGKIPGGFFKREGKPTEREVLISRLIDRSIRPLFPSDYYRDIQVVSFVLSADSENDTDILSIIGAAFALSSSNIDIKKNIFGVKVGMIDNKFVINPTISQLEKSPLSLIIVGTEESVIMLEGQGNQISENDFLNAVEFGMENIKKFVKYVDEVKGEKEEIKKNNFDETIDIENISSFLDNKLKDIFNYPEKKSRSLFYKSIEGELLEKYPEEQKKEVKKIFECLLREKVRKIILETGKRLDGRGKEEIRPIECEVGLLPRNHGSALFTRGQTQCLASLTLGTSADEQIIDGLYEETTKRFMLHYNFPPFSVGEVSPLRAPSRREIGHGNLAERSLLPLIPDEKTFPYTIRIVANILESNGSSSMATVCAGSLALMDAGVPFEKHIGGVALGMIKEGDKHIILTDIQGEEDHFGDLDLKIAGSQDGITGFQMDVKTDEFSLDILKQAVLQSRKARLEILEKMYKTISAPRENISPYAPKIYNISVSPDKIGLVIGSGGKTIKKIIEETGADIDIQDDGNIRIYSSDINACKKAAAEIKKITKGPEVGDVFDGVVTKVLPFGAIVKISSNQEGLVHISEIESYRIKKVDDVLKVGSKVRVKVIGVDEQGRVVLSRKQALKDKKEK; translated from the coding sequence ATGGAAAAGAAAATTACAATACCTTGTGGGAATACCCCAATAATAATTGAATTAAATAAAGTTGCAAAACAAAGTAATGGTTCATCTTTTGTAAGATGTGGTGATACTGTTGTCTTAACAACTGTTGTTTGTGCAGAAGAAGAAAAAGAAGATGTTGATTTTTTTCCTCTTGTATGTGATTACAGAGAACAAACATCCGCAGCAGGTAAAATTCCTGGTGGATTTTTCAAAAGAGAAGGGAAACCAACAGAAAGAGAAGTTCTTATTAGCCGACTGATAGATAGGTCAATAAGACCGCTTTTCCCTTCTGACTATTACAGAGATATTCAGGTTGTTTCTTTTGTCCTATCCGCTGATTCAGAAAATGATACCGATATTCTTTCAATAATTGGTGCTGCATTTGCATTAAGTAGTTCAAACATAGACATTAAAAAAAATATTTTTGGTGTAAAAGTTGGTATGATTGATAATAAATTTGTTATTAATCCAACAATCAGTCAGTTAGAAAAAAGTCCTCTTTCTTTAATAATTGTTGGAACAGAGGAATCAGTAATTATGTTAGAAGGACAGGGCAATCAAATAAGTGAAAATGATTTTTTAAATGCTGTTGAGTTTGGGATGGAAAATATTAAAAAATTTGTGAAATATGTAGATGAAGTAAAAGGAGAAAAAGAGGAAATTAAAAAAAATAATTTTGATGAGACAATAGATATAGAAAATATTTCTTCTTTTCTTGATAATAAATTAAAAGACATATTTAATTACCCTGAAAAGAAAAGCAGAAGTTTGTTTTATAAATCCATAGAAGGTGAACTACTTGAAAAATATCCAGAAGAACAAAAGAAAGAAGTAAAAAAAATTTTTGAATGCTTATTAAGGGAGAAAGTCAGAAAAATAATACTTGAGACAGGAAAAAGGTTAGATGGAAGAGGTAAAGAGGAAATTAGACCAATAGAATGCGAAGTTGGACTCCTGCCAAGAAATCATGGTTCTGCCCTTTTTACAAGGGGGCAAACACAATGTTTGGCATCTTTGACACTTGGAACAAGTGCAGATGAACAAATTATTGACGGGCTTTATGAAGAAACAACAAAAAGATTTATGCTACACTATAATTTTCCTCCTTTTTCTGTTGGAGAGGTTTCTCCATTAAGAGCACCTTCAAGAAGAGAAATCGGGCATGGCAATTTAGCGGAAAGGTCACTTCTTCCACTTATTCCTGATGAAAAAACATTCCCATATACAATAAGAATAGTTGCAAATATACTTGAATCAAATGGGTCTTCTTCAATGGCAACTGTTTGTGCTGGTTCCCTTGCGTTAATGGATGCAGGTGTGCCATTTGAAAAACATATTGGAGGAGTTGCATTGGGTATGATTAAAGAAGGAGATAAACACATAATTCTAACAGATATTCAGGGAGAAGAAGACCATTTTGGAGACCTTGACCTTAAAATAGCAGGAAGTCAGGATGGCATAACTGGTTTTCAAATGGATGTGAAGACAGATGAATTTTCTCTTGATATTTTAAAACAGGCTGTCTTACAATCAAGAAAGGCACGACTTGAAATTCTTGAGAAAATGTATAAAACAATTTCTGCTCCCAGAGAAAATATTTCACCTTATGCTCCAAAAATATACAATATCTCAGTTTCTCCTGATAAAATAGGGCTTGTAATTGGTTCAGGAGGTAAAACAATTAAAAAAATTATTGAAGAAACAGGGGCAGATATTGATATCCAGGATGACGGAAATATAAGAATTTACTCATCAGATATAAACGCATGTAAAAAAGCAGCAGCAGAAATAAAAAAAATAACAAAAGGACCTGAGGTGGGAGATGTATTTGATGGAGTTGTAACAAAGGTCTTGCCATTTGGTGCAATAGTTAAAATTTCTTCAAATCAGGAAGGGCTTGTTCATATTTCAGAAATAGAGTCGTATAGAATAAAAAAAGTTGATGATGTTCTTAAAGTTGGCTCAAAAGTTAGAGTAAAAGTTATTGGAGTTGATGAACAGGGAAGGGTTGTTTTAAGTAGAAAACAAGCACTCAAAGATAAAAAAGAAAAATGA
- the cutA gene encoding divalent-cation tolerance protein CutA, whose translation MGKNNFIQIITTFERKKDAKLLANILLKKRVAVCIQIIENIESYYWWEGKIEKGKEILLFIKTKEEMYKKIEKIIKENHPYKIPEIISFKIHKGSKEYLKWIKEEIGNND comes from the coding sequence ATGGGAAAAAATAATTTTATACAAATTATAACAACTTTTGAGAGGAAAAAAGATGCTAAATTACTTGCTAATATTCTGCTTAAAAAGAGAGTTGCAGTATGTATTCAGATAATTGAAAATATTGAAAGTTATTACTGGTGGGAAGGGAAAATTGAGAAAGGAAAAGAAATTCTTTTATTTATAAAAACAAAGGAGGAAATGTATAAAAAAATAGAAAAAATTATAAAAGAAAATCATCCTTATAAAATCCCGGAAATAATTTCTTTTAAAATTCATAAAGGAAGCAAAGAATATTTAAAGTGGATTAAAGAAGAAATAGGAAATAATGACTAA
- a CDS encoding phospholipase D-like domain-containing protein, which translates to MVKKFIATFIFFITLFFSFPIYSIQGNEIFETKITPINNREYFPSVLDKIKNAKKSIYIIMYLASYYPEYPESPSNQIINALINKKKENIKIEIILEQSDSKYDEHLKTENLKTGSILAKNGITVHLDSPEIKTHSKLLIIDEKYVIIGSTNWSYSALEKNNETSVIIESPKCAEYYIGYFEKIKKECPTKILPHFPSNSQ; encoded by the coding sequence ATGGTGAAAAAATTTATAGCAACTTTTATCTTTTTTATAACTTTGTTTTTCTCCTTTCCTATTTATTCAATTCAAGGGAATGAAATATTTGAAACTAAAATCACTCCTATTAATAATAGAGAATATTTTCCTTCTGTTCTTGATAAAATAAAAAATGCTAAAAAATCAATTTATATAATTATGTATTTAGCAAGTTATTATCCAGAATATCCTGAAAGTCCATCAAATCAAATTATAAATGCACTTATTAATAAGAAAAAAGAAAACATAAAAATTGAAATTATTTTAGAACAATCTGACTCAAAATATGATGAACATTTAAAAACAGAAAATTTAAAAACAGGTAGTATATTAGCAAAAAATGGTATTACTGTACATTTAGATTCCCCTGAAATAAAAACTCATTCTAAACTTCTAATAATTGATGAAAAATATGTAATAATTGGAAGTACTAACTGGTCATATTCTGCTCTTGAAAAAAATAATGAAACATCAGTAATAATTGAGTCACCTAAATGTGCAGAGTATTATATTGGATATTTTGAGAAGATAAAGAAAGAATGCCCAACTAAAATTCTTCCCCACTTTCCATCAAATTCTCAATGA
- a CDS encoding YkvA family protein, with product MKITSFLKGKTEILKRDTHALYLAYRDPRVPLYAKLFIVCIVGYILSPLDLIPEFIPVVGYLDDIVILSIGVYFSIKMIPEYVWKECKERAISEDISKKLRWTAGTIIVLIWIFIIFVIIKFISGIIKK from the coding sequence ATGAAAATAACTTCTTTTTTGAAAGGGAAGACAGAAATTTTAAAAAGAGATACTCATGCTCTTTATCTTGCATATAGAGACCCAAGAGTTCCATTATATGCAAAACTTTTTATTGTTTGTATTGTAGGATATATTTTAAGTCCATTGGATTTAATTCCTGAATTTATACCTGTTGTTGGATATCTTGATGATATAGTTATCCTTTCAATAGGAGTGTACTTTTCAATAAAAATGATACCTGAATATGTCTGGAAAGAATGTAAAGAAAGGGCAATTTCTGAGGATATAAGCAAAAAATTAAGATGGACTGCTGGAACTATAATTGTTTTAATATGGATTTTTATAATTTTTGTTATTATAAAATTTATTTCAGGAATTATAAAGAAATAA
- a CDS encoding alpha-galactosidase, translating to MEEKTNFIIEEITIEEEKEKRIFKNFKIENNIYYSSDKNYCLSFNFKNEGPFRKMNFKIKAKDRFVKKIVLKVKEEKENKFLNKESKVMVLPFDLSLPGGLFKLDKKNLPVDSHICILIVNEKNSIIFGLASLPEDVCIFRIDDNYEFKIILDMNRYIKIEEISIIYGQNNNPFDLIENYGTYLSKFGKKEAEIPIGWNSWDYYSCAITMDDLKKEMKAIKNSALKDKVKYIVIDNGWEEEWGNWIPNRKFPSDLKEIADEIKKYGFIPGIWTAPFLSSIYTTLARYRQELFVPSYIVKLYGPMVIFDLTLPEVHKFLFETFRKMKESGFSFFKIDFLNQPLNIPSCFKDNTKGKIGAIREGIKTIRQAIGEESHLLACGAPLESVIGLADSTRITEDIHNFWGHIKRNAIQISSQYWMNKKLWINDPDFAIIRCNETTDDKHLNRIYVKRKFISENDYWLSGDECNLTELKTYLSLIYLSGGSIFLSDSIYRLNKNGIKILEKIIYPLNNSAIPIDLFYNKPPRIWMNKKEKIIGIFNWEDEIMDFAEISKNMDIPEEGIEFWTGKRTKLKNISLQKHSSILLEI from the coding sequence ATGGAAGAGAAAACAAATTTTATAATAGAAGAAATTACAATTGAAGAAGAAAAAGAAAAAAGGATATTTAAGAATTTTAAAATAGAAAATAATATTTATTATTCCTCTGATAAAAATTATTGTTTATCATTTAACTTTAAAAACGAAGGCCCATTTAGAAAGATGAATTTTAAAATAAAAGCAAAAGATAGATTTGTCAAAAAAATAGTTCTAAAAGTTAAAGAAGAAAAAGAAAATAAATTTTTAAATAAAGAATCAAAAGTAATGGTATTACCTTTTGATTTATCTTTGCCCGGTGGTCTATTCAAATTAGATAAAAAAAATTTACCAGTTGATTCACATATTTGCATTTTAATTGTAAATGAAAAAAACTCTATTATTTTTGGCCTTGCATCACTTCCAGAAGATGTTTGTATTTTCAGGATTGATGATAATTATGAATTTAAAATTATTCTGGATATGAATAGATATATAAAGATAGAAGAAATAAGTATTATCTATGGACAAAATAATAATCCATTTGATTTAATTGAAAATTATGGGACATATTTAAGCAAATTCGGGAAGAAAGAGGCAGAAATACCAATTGGGTGGAATTCCTGGGATTATTATAGTTGTGCAATTACAATGGATGATTTAAAAAAAGAAATGAAGGCAATAAAAAATTCTGCCTTAAAGGATAAAGTTAAATATATAGTAATAGATAATGGATGGGAAGAAGAGTGGGGAAATTGGATACCTAACCGTAAATTCCCATCAGATTTAAAAGAGATAGCAGACGAGATAAAAAAATATGGTTTTATTCCTGGAATATGGACTGCACCGTTTTTATCCAGCATATATACAACACTTGCAAGATATAGACAGGAATTATTTGTCCCTTCATATATAGTTAAACTTTATGGACCCATGGTTATTTTTGATTTAACTTTACCAGAAGTTCATAAATTTCTATTTGAAACATTTAGAAAAATGAAAGAATCTGGGTTTTCATTTTTCAAAATAGATTTTCTAAATCAGCCATTAAATATTCCATCATGTTTTAAAGATAATACAAAAGGAAAAATAGGAGCAATCAGGGAAGGAATTAAAACAATAAGACAGGCAATAGGAGAAGAAAGTCATCTTCTTGCCTGTGGTGCTCCTTTAGAAAGTGTAATTGGACTGGCAGATAGTACAAGAATTACAGAAGATATACATAATTTTTGGGGACATATTAAGAGAAATGCCATACAAATATCTTCTCAATACTGGATGAATAAAAAATTATGGATAAACGACCCTGATTTTGCAATAATAAGATGTAATGAAACAACAGATGATAAGCATTTAAATAGAATTTATGTAAAAAGAAAATTTATTTCTGAAAATGATTACTGGCTTAGTGGAGATGAGTGTAATCTTACCGAACTTAAAACATACCTTTCTCTTATATATCTTTCTGGTGGCTCAATATTTTTAAGCGATTCTATTTATAGATTAAACAAAAATGGAATTAAAATTCTTGAAAAAATAATTTACCCACTTAATAATTCTGCAATTCCGATAGACCTTTTCTACAACAAACCACCTCGTATATGGATGAATAAAAAAGAAAAAATAATTGGTATTTTTAACTGGGAAGATGAAATTATGGATTTTGCAGAAATAAGTAAGAATATGGATATACCAGAAGAAGGTATAGAATTCTGGACAGGGAAAAGAACTAAATTAAAGAATATCTCTTTACAAAAACATTCTTCAATCCTTTTAGAAATATAA